A region of Bacillus cabrialesii DNA encodes the following proteins:
- a CDS encoding YfjD family protein — protein sequence MIEVKSMMFLRAWLFLATGGAFIAGVWLVSEALTFESKYALLYLGGGFMAIVYGLITFFMAFPAFTSRGNIIFSVKTGPDGEIFSRKRSVLFSEVKRIYMGRHHYSLKGIFFEDIIIEKTDGKVVRIPTWNIIANPLFFEAVERYILPHLNEEAKSNWISQFTEVQRNAYLKEFENNPKL from the coding sequence TTGATTGAAGTAAAAAGCATGATGTTTCTAAGGGCTTGGCTGTTCCTTGCCACTGGAGGCGCCTTTATTGCAGGAGTGTGGCTGGTGTCTGAAGCTCTCACATTTGAATCTAAGTATGCCCTGCTGTATTTGGGCGGCGGTTTCATGGCGATTGTTTATGGCTTGATCACATTTTTTATGGCTTTTCCAGCGTTCACAAGCCGGGGAAATATTATTTTCAGCGTAAAGACAGGGCCTGATGGCGAGATCTTCTCGAGAAAGCGCAGCGTGCTGTTTTCTGAGGTAAAACGGATTTATATGGGACGGCATCATTACAGTTTGAAAGGGATCTTTTTTGAAGATATTATCATCGAGAAAACAGACGGCAAGGTCGTTCGCATCCCTACCTGGAACATTATCGCAAATCCGTTGTTTTTTGAAGCGGTTGAACGCTATATCCTCCCCCATCTGAACGAAGAGGCGAAAAGCAACTGGATCAGCCAGTTTACAGAGGTTCAGCGAAACGCGTATTTGAAGGAATTTGAGAATAACCCGAAGCTTTAA
- a CDS encoding YfjD family protein: protein MKNQEIVEVKSRMFLRIWAFVGSAGMGLACLWLFYMGITFQTKYYLLAIPAGFLFTLFCLYLFIIFFPAFTPRGNTIFRIKTGKDGELFTDKVSVTFTDIKKIEMGRHKFSLKGMFQEDIIIQTVDQKTIRIPTWNIIANPLFFEAVERYILPHLNEEAKSNWISQFTEVQRNAYLKEFENHPKL from the coding sequence TTGAAAAACCAAGAAATCGTTGAAGTCAAAAGCAGAATGTTCCTGAGAATATGGGCTTTTGTCGGATCTGCCGGTATGGGATTAGCATGTTTGTGGCTCTTTTATATGGGTATTACGTTTCAAACGAAATATTACCTCTTGGCCATTCCTGCTGGCTTTCTGTTCACCTTGTTTTGTTTATATTTATTTATCATCTTCTTTCCGGCATTTACCCCTCGGGGAAATACCATCTTCCGCATCAAGACAGGAAAAGATGGAGAACTGTTCACTGACAAAGTGTCTGTTACGTTTACCGATATCAAGAAAATTGAGATGGGCCGCCATAAATTTAGTCTAAAAGGGATGTTCCAGGAAGATATAATAATTCAAACCGTTGATCAGAAGACCATTCGCATTCCCACTTGGAACATTATCGCAAATCCGTTGTTTTTCGAAGCCGTTGAACGCTATATCCTCCCCCATCTGAACGAAGAGGCGAAAAGCAACTGGATCAGCCAGTTTACAGAGGTTCAGCGAAACGCGTATTTGAAGGAATTTGAGAATCATCCGAAGCTATAG